In the Flavisolibacter tropicus genome, one interval contains:
- a CDS encoding AraC family transcriptional regulator, which translates to MKARLHKLPLHNDVSFLYSQWECPYFDKPWHFHEEYELVLIDKSRGTKFIGDSVSLFEEGDLFLIGSNIPHLFRNDETYYTDSPGAHSVFIHFTQDLFGDRFLSLPELKGVHQLLDQSAFALEVHGQTRKEVTEQLHQMQTQSPPKRLLSLLDILLTLSESRELKPLLSTRFAPNHNINTKDTLRIQKVLEYIMKNYMNDIYISEVAAMLNMSEAAFSRYFKHHTQKTYTSYLTEVRISNACRLLMQGEESISEIGYGCGFENLSNFYRHFKKVTGFVPKDYRRQFLKIATGAATAPDL; encoded by the coding sequence ATGAAAGCCCGCTTACACAAACTACCACTACACAACGACGTTTCCTTTTTGTACAGCCAATGGGAATGTCCCTATTTTGACAAACCCTGGCATTTTCATGAAGAATATGAGCTGGTACTGATCGATAAGAGTAGAGGCACCAAATTCATTGGCGACAGCGTGAGTTTGTTCGAGGAGGGAGACCTGTTTCTCATTGGCTCCAATATCCCGCACCTGTTTCGTAATGATGAAACATATTATACCGACAGCCCGGGAGCCCATTCTGTATTTATACATTTTACCCAGGACCTTTTTGGCGACCGCTTCCTGAGCCTCCCCGAGTTAAAAGGGGTGCACCAGCTGCTTGACCAATCGGCCTTTGCACTGGAAGTACATGGGCAAACCCGCAAAGAAGTGACCGAGCAATTGCACCAGATGCAAACGCAATCGCCGCCGAAGCGTTTGCTCAGTCTGCTGGATATCCTGCTTACGCTTTCAGAAAGCAGGGAGCTGAAACCGCTCCTTTCCACCCGCTTTGCGCCAAATCACAACATCAATACAAAAGATACCCTGCGCATACAAAAGGTGCTGGAATACATCATGAAGAACTACATGAATGATATTTATATATCAGAAGTGGCCGCCATGCTCAATATGAGTGAAGCGGCATTTTCGCGGTATTTCAAGCATCATACCCAAAAGACGTATACGAGCTACCTGACCGAAGTGCGTATCAGCAATGCTTGTCGCCTATTGATGCAGGGAGAAGAAAGTATTTCGGAGATCGGTTATGGATGTGGCTTTGAGAATCTATCCAATTTTTACCGGCATTTTAAAAAAGTGACAGGCTTCGTTCCCAAAGACTATCGCCGGCAGTTTTTGAAGATCGCCACTGGTGCAGCTACGGCTCCTGATCTTTAA